One segment of Desulfosudis oleivorans Hxd3 DNA contains the following:
- a CDS encoding glycine betaine ABC transporter substrate-binding protein, whose protein sequence is MKRMLSILIVLALGMALGLGPATAKDKTAEIVYVEWSCATASANVVKAVLETKMGYDVELTPVSAAAMWQALATGDVDACTTAWLPTTHGHYYDKVKNKVENLGHNLVGTRIGLVVPAYVTIDSIEELDANADKFDGQITGIDPGAGIMSKTEAAIKAYKMKKMELMEGSGAMMTMVLSDKIKNKEWVVVTGWTPHWKFGRWDLKYLEDPLGIYGGDEYIDTIVRKGLKKDKPDLYAFLDRFEWTPEDIQTVMAWNQEKGTTPEENAVKWVKQNPDKVAAWLPK, encoded by the coding sequence ATGAAACGGATGTTATCGATTCTAATTGTTCTGGCACTCGGCATGGCCCTGGGCCTGGGGCCGGCAACGGCCAAGGACAAGACCGCTGAGATTGTTTACGTGGAGTGGTCCTGCGCCACGGCGTCGGCCAATGTGGTCAAGGCCGTGCTGGAGACAAAAATGGGCTACGATGTGGAACTCACTCCGGTCAGTGCCGCCGCCATGTGGCAGGCCCTGGCCACCGGTGACGTGGATGCCTGCACCACGGCCTGGCTGCCCACCACCCATGGTCATTACTATGACAAGGTCAAGAACAAGGTGGAAAACCTGGGTCATAACCTGGTGGGCACCCGCATCGGCCTGGTGGTGCCGGCCTATGTGACCATCGACTCCATCGAGGAGCTGGACGCCAATGCCGACAAATTTGACGGCCAGATCACGGGCATCGACCCCGGCGCCGGCATCATGTCCAAGACCGAAGCCGCCATCAAGGCCTATAAGATGAAGAAGATGGAACTGATGGAGGGCAGCGGCGCCATGATGACCATGGTGCTGAGCGACAAGATCAAAAACAAGGAGTGGGTGGTGGTTACCGGCTGGACCCCTCACTGGAAGTTCGGCAGGTGGGACCTGAAGTACCTGGAGGATCCGCTTGGGATTTATGGCGGGGACGAGTATATCGACACCATCGTACGCAAGGGGCTGAAGAAAGACAAGCCGGACCTGTACGCGTTTCTCGACCGGTTTGAGTGGACCCCCGAGGATATTCAGACCGTGATGGCCTGGAACCAGGAAAAGGGAACCACCCCGGAAGAAAACGCCGTCAAGTGGGTGAAGCAGAACCCGGACAAGGTGGCGGCCTGGCTGCCCAAATAG
- a CDS encoding ABC transporter permease has protein sequence MYRIPIGEVIESAIDFFVDHFSFATKAFSKVTENGVDIMVSVMMFFHPLVLILALTGLAWFLSRRRGIALFTLVGLLLIWNMELWAPTVSTMALIVIAVLFAIAIGVPLGILSALSQTAYRIITPILDVMQTMPAFVYLIPAIPFFGLGAVGAIFSTVIFSVPPCIRLTCLGIKQVPRELVEAADAFGSSRGQKLFKVQLPIAKTTMMAGINQTIMLALSMVVIAAMIGAKGLGGEVWKAIQRLEPGRGFEAGIGIVILAIILDRVMQRVGTDQKEGH, from the coding sequence ATGTATAGAATACCCATCGGTGAGGTCATCGAGTCGGCCATCGATTTTTTCGTGGACCATTTTTCCTTTGCCACCAAGGCCTTTTCCAAGGTCACGGAAAACGGTGTGGATATCATGGTAAGCGTCATGATGTTTTTTCACCCCCTGGTGCTGATCCTGGCGCTCACCGGCCTGGCCTGGTTTTTAAGCCGGCGCCGGGGCATTGCCCTGTTTACCCTTGTGGGGCTGCTGCTGATCTGGAACATGGAGCTGTGGGCTCCCACTGTGAGCACCATGGCCCTGATCGTCATCGCGGTGCTGTTTGCCATTGCCATCGGTGTTCCCCTGGGCATCCTGTCGGCCCTGAGCCAGACCGCCTACCGGATCATCACGCCCATCCTGGACGTGATGCAGACCATGCCGGCCTTTGTCTACCTGATTCCGGCCATTCCCTTTTTCGGCCTGGGGGCCGTGGGCGCCATCTTTTCAACCGTGATTTTCTCGGTGCCGCCCTGTATCCGGCTTACCTGTCTGGGCATCAAGCAGGTGCCCAGGGAACTGGTGGAGGCGGCCGACGCCTTTGGCAGCTCCAGGGGACAGAAGCTGTTCAAGGTCCAGCTGCCCATTGCCAAGACCACCATGATGGCCGGTATCAACCAGACCATCATGCTGGCACTGTCCATGGTGGTGATTGCCGCCATGATCGGCGCCAAGGGTCTGGGTGGCGAGGTCTGGAAGGCGATTCAGCGGCTGGAGCCGGGCCGGGGGTTTGAAGCCGGCATCGGCATCGTGATCCTGGCCATCATTCTGGACCGGGTCATGCAACGGGTGGGAACGGACCAAAAGGAAGGCCACTGA
- a CDS encoding quaternary amine ABC transporter ATP-binding protein yields MTEKIVIENLYKIFGPNPEAAMKLLAQGMGKDEIMEKTRHGVGVADASFTVKEGEILVVMGLSGSGKSTLVRCINRLIDPTAGKVIVDGQDVTKLDKEQLRRFRLQHFGMVFQNFALFPHRTVLDNVAYGLEIQKLEPVARKKRSLEALAQVGLEGWADSYPGQLSGGMQQRVGLARALALDADVMLMDEAFSALDPLIRGDMQDELLTLQDRMQKTIVFISHDLDEALKLGDRIVLMKDARIVQAGTAEEILSHPANDYVAKFVEDVDMTKVITAERVMIKPKELAYFHTDGPKAALRKMQHSQISQIFVRKDKKLYGYVTADTAAEAAGRGDPTLEKIVNTDIETVALDTPAVEIIPLLARLPYPVPVVDEAGRLKGVIIKGSLLAGLSERGTIGNV; encoded by the coding sequence ATGACGGAAAAAATTGTAATTGAAAATCTTTACAAGATTTTCGGGCCCAACCCGGAGGCGGCAATGAAGCTGCTTGCCCAGGGCATGGGCAAGGACGAGATCATGGAAAAGACCCGGCACGGGGTGGGGGTGGCCGATGCTTCTTTTACCGTGAAAGAGGGGGAGATCCTGGTGGTCATGGGGTTGTCCGGCAGCGGCAAGTCCACCCTGGTGCGGTGCATCAACCGGCTGATCGATCCCACTGCCGGAAAGGTGATCGTCGACGGCCAGGATGTGACAAAGCTGGACAAGGAGCAGCTGCGGCGTTTCCGGTTGCAGCATTTCGGCATGGTGTTCCAGAATTTTGCCCTGTTTCCCCACCGCACGGTCTTGGACAACGTGGCCTACGGCCTTGAAATTCAGAAGCTGGAGCCGGTGGCCCGCAAAAAACGGTCCCTGGAGGCCCTGGCCCAGGTGGGGCTGGAGGGGTGGGCCGACTCCTATCCCGGTCAGCTCAGCGGCGGCATGCAGCAGCGGGTGGGCCTGGCCCGGGCCCTGGCCCTGGACGCGGATGTCATGCTGATGGACGAGGCGTTCAGCGCCCTGGACCCGTTGATCCGCGGCGACATGCAGGACGAACTGCTCACCCTTCAGGACAGGATGCAGAAGACCATCGTGTTTATCAGCCATGACCTGGACGAGGCCCTCAAGCTGGGGGACCGGATCGTGCTGATGAAGGACGCCCGTATCGTACAGGCCGGAACAGCCGAGGAGATTCTCTCCCACCCGGCCAATGATTATGTGGCCAAGTTCGTGGAAGACGTGGACATGACCAAGGTGATCACCGCCGAACGGGTGATGATCAAACCCAAGGAGCTGGCCTATTTTCACACCGACGGCCCCAAGGCGGCCCTGCGAAAGATGCAACACTCCCAGATTTCCCAGATTTTCGTGAGAAAAGACAAAAAGCTCTACGGCTATGTTACGGCTGACACCGCCGCCGAGGCGGCCGGGAGGGGGGATCCCACCCTTGAAAAGATCGTGAACACCGATATTGAGACAGTGGCCCTGGACACCCCGGCGGTGGAGATCATTCCGCTGCTGGCCCGGCTGCCCTACCCGGTGCCGGTGGTGGATGAGGCCGGCCGGTTAAAGGGCGTGATCATAAAAGGGTCGTTGCTGGCCGGACTTTCAGAAAGGGGGACCATTGGAAATGTATAG
- a CDS encoding right-handed parallel beta-helix repeat-containing protein, whose product MRLQADIKKNGTMAAIFGLFLALALLLALPGAATGADYYVDINTGSDTNDGLTPGTAWKTLHYTASMLVESSFNIIHVAPGIYSPANGELDDFLDIYMTDSSILGDPAGGTIIDCSGAAYWSNGISVSQLYTVSNITISDLEIRGASGYGVYINGGSGHTITRCSIHDNFGAGIYLSECDASNTVAANKIYDNPTGIEISAAGLVGSPVIVNNLIYDGPTSGMDTGIFINVTGSTVTASPTIYHNTIDGGATYGIFIYDLGGGGTIEPDIQYNNITTFDVGIFGSGTITPNIDYNNLFGNTTADYSGTGVIAGTNDISADPQYADPGTAADYHLVGASACVEAAIPSTTPVDLDGKTRPQGTYADIGCYEYSAASVYYVNVNTGSDTNDGLTPGTAWKTLHHAATELWDTTGITIYVAPGVYSVANGETESDLEFYMFDSEILGDPAGGTTIDATGTSWTYGLHFWYCDNITVKDFEIRNADLYGVYIYNSTNITVTGCDIHENLSAGIILYDCDSTNTIAGNKIYDTPFGIHLISDALTCSPIIVNNLIYNGDSMVTDLDRGIFLDAGESDPVTPIIYHNTIDGAYMAGIDMSYLTGTTVSPDIRYNIITNCGTGIADSATASTPTIDYNCLFGNTLNYDGVTAGANNITGDPLYNNTGIADYHLMSGSPCVDAAVTSTISVDLDGTIRSTQGAHPDMGCYEHLVMPPTGNLPPAVPTYVSPSPFQVFAPGQPVTLRASAFSDPEKDSHLTTHWKVGRADIDYFSSFPSPFNYVAEGGTDLTRYTLDAYNFLEGMAYQWIVGYQDSGSLKYAWSQKPGEEGVPTNIFVVGTEETTSLPPMEPGTEIEDYRMVSFTHIPSNPSATAVFGDDLSGGYNTTHYRIGVYDCEMGAGGYREYPNFMVYPGEAAWVLAREGLTTDISGVPMTTEVDVEVALRYNDANGNGWNMVGPPNDRNYAWSEVGVVVYDPETGEPVFTDLIGNLPAGNEYIDTRLWSWNGAYNAATTTMEAGCGYWVRAKQPHINLRFYGSYHGGGDLLIHADAGVGVKTWLARSLDYVKQAAETLFAPASAIAGDDEPPPPMASLNYTSGDSSVDMSCFVSTLLEE is encoded by the coding sequence ATGCGGCTTCAGGCAGACATAAAAAAGAACGGTACCATGGCGGCCATTTTCGGCCTGTTTCTGGCCCTGGCCCTTTTGCTGGCCCTGCCCGGCGCGGCAACGGGGGCTGACTATTACGTGGATATCAACACCGGCAGTGACACCAATGACGGCCTGACCCCGGGAACAGCCTGGAAGACGCTGCACTATACCGCCAGCATGCTGGTCGAATCCAGCTTCAACATCATCCATGTGGCCCCCGGTATCTATAGTCCTGCCAATGGTGAGCTGGACGATTTTCTGGATATTTATATGACGGACTCCTCCATTCTTGGAGACCCGGCCGGTGGCACCATCATCGACTGTTCCGGTGCCGCCTACTGGAGCAATGGTATCAGTGTGAGCCAGCTCTATACGGTTTCCAACATAACGATCAGCGACCTCGAAATCAGGGGGGCATCGGGTTACGGGGTCTATATCAACGGCGGCAGCGGCCATACAATTACTCGATGCAGTATTCATGATAACTTCGGGGCCGGTATTTATCTGAGTGAATGCGATGCCAGCAACACGGTTGCCGCCAACAAGATCTACGACAATCCCACCGGTATTGAAATTTCGGCCGCAGGGCTTGTGGGGTCTCCCGTCATTGTCAACAACCTGATTTACGACGGCCCGACGTCGGGCATGGACACGGGCATCTTTATTAATGTGACAGGCTCGACAGTCACAGCTTCTCCCACAATTTATCACAATACCATTGACGGCGGTGCCACCTATGGCATTTTTATTTACGACCTCGGCGGCGGCGGGACTATAGAACCGGATATCCAGTACAACAATATCACCACCTTTGATGTAGGCATCTTTGGTTCGGGCACGATTACGCCCAACATCGACTATAATAATCTGTTCGGCAACACCACCGCCGATTACAGCGGTACCGGCGTCATTGCCGGCACCAACGATATCAGTGCCGATCCCCAGTATGCCGATCCGGGCACTGCCGCCGATTATCACCTGGTAGGGGCGTCTGCATGCGTGGAGGCAGCCATTCCTTCCACTACGCCGGTTGATCTGGACGGCAAGACCCGTCCCCAGGGAACTTACGCGGATATCGGGTGTTATGAGTATTCGGCGGCCAGTGTCTATTATGTCAACGTCAACACCGGCAGTGACACCAATGACGGCCTGACCCCTGGAACAGCCTGGAAGACCCTGCACCACGCGGCAACGGAGTTGTGGGACACCACTGGCATAACCATTTATGTGGCGCCGGGGGTATACAGTGTGGCCAATGGTGAAACAGAGTCGGACCTGGAGTTTTACATGTTTGATTCGGAGATTCTGGGTGACCCGGCCGGCGGCACCACTATCGACGCCACCGGCACCTCCTGGACCTATGGCCTGCACTTCTGGTATTGCGACAACATCACGGTCAAAGATTTCGAGATCCGCAACGCAGACCTGTACGGCGTTTATATCTACAACAGCACCAACATCACCGTCACGGGCTGCGATATTCATGAAAATCTCAGCGCCGGCATTATCCTGTACGATTGCGACAGCACCAACACGATTGCCGGCAACAAGATTTATGACACCCCGTTTGGCATTCATCTTATCAGTGATGCGCTTACATGCTCTCCGATCATTGTCAACAACCTGATCTACAACGGCGACAGCATGGTCACGGACCTGGACAGGGGAATTTTTCTGGATGCGGGAGAGTCCGATCCCGTGACCCCCATAATCTACCATAATACCATTGATGGCGCTTACATGGCGGGCATCGACATGTCTTATCTCACTGGCACTACGGTGTCCCCGGATATCCGGTACAATATCATTACCAATTGCGGCACAGGTATTGCCGATAGCGCTACTGCAAGCACGCCAACCATTGACTATAACTGCCTGTTCGGCAACACCCTCAACTATGACGGCGTCACTGCGGGGGCCAACAACATCACCGGAGATCCCCTTTATAATAACACCGGCATTGCCGACTACCACCTGATGTCCGGTTCGCCCTGCGTGGACGCGGCTGTGACCTCCACCATTTCAGTCGATCTGGACGGCACCATCCGGTCCACTCAGGGTGCCCATCCGGACATGGGGTGTTACGAGCATCTGGTGATGCCGCCCACGGGCAACCTGCCGCCTGCAGTGCCTACCTATGTGAGCCCGTCGCCGTTTCAGGTGTTTGCGCCGGGGCAGCCGGTCACCCTTCGGGCCAGTGCCTTTTCCGACCCGGAAAAAGACAGCCATTTGACCACCCACTGGAAGGTGGGCCGGGCCGATATCGACTATTTCAGCAGTTTTCCCTCGCCGTTCAACTATGTGGCGGAAGGGGGCACGGACCTGACCCGTTATACCCTTGACGCGTATAATTTTTTGGAAGGCATGGCCTACCAGTGGATTGTGGGATACCAGGACAGCGGCAGCCTGAAATACGCCTGGTCCCAAAAACCGGGAGAAGAGGGTGTGCCGACCAATATTTTTGTTGTGGGCACTGAAGAAACCACGTCCCTGCCGCCCATGGAGCCGGGCACCGAGATTGAGGACTACCGGATGGTTTCCTTTACCCATATTCCAAGCAACCCTTCGGCCACGGCGGTTTTCGGGGACGACCTGTCCGGCGGATACAACACCACCCATTACCGCATCGGCGTGTATGACTGCGAGATGGGAGCCGGGGGGTACCGGGAGTATCCCAACTTCATGGTTTATCCGGGCGAGGCCGCATGGGTCCTGGCCCGGGAGGGGCTGACGACCGACATCTCCGGCGTGCCCATGACCACGGAGGTGGATGTGGAGGTCGCCCTGCGGTATAACGATGCCAACGGCAACGGTTGGAACATGGTGGGCCCGCCCAACGACCGGAACTATGCCTGGAGCGAGGTCGGCGTGGTGGTGTATGACCCGGAAACCGGGGAGCCGGTCTTTACCGACCTGATCGGCAATCTGCCGGCCGGCAACGAATATATTGACACCCGCCTCTGGTCGTGGAACGGGGCTTATAATGCCGCCACCACCACGATGGAGGCGGGCTGTGGTTACTGGGTACGGGCCAAACAGCCCCATATAAACCTGCGGTTCTATGGGTCCTATCATGGCGGCGGTGATCTGCTGATTCATGCGGATGCGGGAGTTGGCGTAAAAACATGGCTGGCCCGCAGCCTGGATTACGTGAAACAGGCGGCAGAAACGCTTTTTGCCCCGGCTTCGGCCATTGCCGGGGATGACGAGCCGCCCCCGCCCATGGCCAGCCTGAACTATACTTCAGGTGACTCTTCCGTGGATATGTCCTGTTTTGTGTCCACTTTGCTGGAGGAGTAG
- a CDS encoding GntR family transcriptional regulator — protein sequence MTFIAPQSLPEQIAEIIREKIVRLELRPGENIREAQLAAELNVSRSPIREALRLLEKQRLVEQVPRKGTRVTDLSEQGIADLYDVAGALIVLAAKQCAAKSTADELSAINDAVVRAGRAVAKKDVAGYHTAFFEFALHCMQSAKNPLLEDMIMDLLHGVRRMQFLTLSLRSENLEENLEILERGNAYLQNNDGEMAVNTVIEYVAKEKSVAVKTLNQGLHLMAGRDGATRHLPGNPGAGGIPIYNERPVRPAIASNRRKSI from the coding sequence ATGACATTTATCGCCCCCCAGAGCCTCCCAGAACAGATTGCTGAAATTATTAGAGAAAAAATCGTTCGGCTGGAACTCAGGCCCGGCGAGAACATTCGCGAGGCCCAGCTTGCCGCAGAATTGAATGTCAGCCGCAGCCCCATACGGGAGGCCCTGCGCCTGCTGGAAAAACAGCGCCTGGTGGAACAGGTGCCGCGCAAGGGCACCCGGGTAACCGACCTGTCCGAACAGGGAATAGCGGACCTCTACGACGTTGCCGGGGCACTGATTGTGCTGGCCGCCAAACAGTGCGCGGCCAAAAGCACGGCCGACGAGCTTTCCGCCATCAACGACGCCGTGGTCCGGGCCGGCCGGGCCGTTGCAAAAAAAGATGTGGCCGGCTATCACACCGCTTTTTTCGAGTTTGCCCTGCACTGCATGCAAAGCGCGAAAAACCCACTGCTGGAGGACATGATCATGGACCTTCTGCACGGGGTGCGCCGCATGCAGTTCCTCACCCTCTCCCTGCGCAGCGAAAACCTGGAGGAGAACCTGGAAATCCTTGAAAGGGGCAACGCCTATCTTCAGAACAATGACGGCGAAATGGCGGTCAACACGGTCATCGAATATGTTGCAAAGGAAAAAAGCGTGGCCGTCAAAACCCTCAACCAGGGGCTTCACCTCATGGCCGGCAGGGACGGGGCAACACGGCACCTGCCCGGCAACCCCGGAGCCGGTGGCATCCCTATATACAATGAACGGCCCGTACGGCCGGCCATCGCATCAAACAGGAGAAAAAGCATATGA
- a CDS encoding 2-hydroxyacyl-CoA dehydratase subunit D, with protein sequence MTNSFYEATTTVCNQSIQEWQSSGKKIVGYTCSYVPPEIFHAAGILPVRIRGIETEGTDIGDAYFGPFICSFPKCILQLAGKGKYNFLSGVIITPGCDAMRRLDECWRKAGEDYPGIVPPFFYYFDVPHKTLPHGMKWFKEELLTLIAGVEQHFSVTVDTDGLHQAIALYNRGRMLLKELEEIRTRPEVPITGTEAFAVAVAGTVLPRDLYTEQLQQLLEDLKTRPSVSTGKKRILVIGSISDDIQIVELIEKNPTAIVVAENLCFGVRYEGNLVAETGDPVEAMAEGYLGECTCPRMFGKYQERLAILKAKIDAAAIDGVIMQNIRFCDLHGSEHGLLERDLEKAGIPCLKIEREYGPLTDTGRMQMRIQAFLERIST encoded by the coding sequence ATGACGAATTCTTTCTACGAGGCCACCACCACGGTTTGCAACCAGTCGATTCAGGAATGGCAGTCGTCCGGAAAAAAAATCGTCGGCTATACCTGCTCCTATGTTCCCCCGGAAATATTTCACGCCGCCGGGATTCTGCCGGTTCGCATCCGGGGCATTGAAACCGAAGGAACGGATATCGGCGACGCCTATTTCGGACCTTTTATCTGTTCGTTTCCCAAGTGCATCCTGCAACTGGCCGGCAAGGGCAAATACAACTTTTTAAGCGGCGTCATCATCACGCCCGGATGCGACGCCATGCGCCGCCTGGACGAGTGCTGGCGCAAAGCCGGAGAAGACTACCCGGGAATCGTGCCGCCCTTTTTCTACTATTTCGATGTCCCCCACAAGACACTGCCCCACGGCATGAAATGGTTCAAGGAAGAGCTTCTGACCCTTATCGCCGGGGTGGAGCAGCACTTTTCCGTCACCGTCGACACCGACGGGCTGCACCAGGCCATCGCCCTTTACAACCGGGGCCGGATGCTGCTCAAGGAGCTGGAGGAGATACGCACCCGGCCGGAAGTCCCCATCACCGGAACCGAGGCCTTTGCCGTGGCCGTGGCCGGAACGGTTCTGCCCCGGGACCTGTATACGGAGCAGCTGCAACAGCTCCTGGAAGACCTGAAAACCCGGCCTTCGGTATCGACCGGCAAAAAACGGATTCTGGTCATCGGCAGCATCAGCGACGACATTCAGATCGTGGAACTGATCGAAAAAAACCCCACCGCCATCGTGGTGGCGGAAAACCTCTGCTTCGGCGTACGTTACGAGGGCAACCTGGTGGCCGAGACCGGAGACCCGGTGGAGGCCATGGCCGAGGGCTACCTGGGAGAGTGCACCTGCCCCCGCATGTTCGGCAAATACCAGGAGCGATTGGCGATCCTGAAGGCGAAAATCGACGCGGCCGCCATTGACGGCGTGATCATGCAGAACATCCGGTTCTGCGACCTGCACGGTTCGGAACACGGTCTTCTGGAGCGCGACCTTGAAAAGGCGGGCATCCCCTGCCTGAAGATCGAGCGGGAATACGGACCGCTCACGGACACCGGCCGCATGCAGATGCGCATCCAGGCGTTTTTGGAAAGAATCTCAACCTAA
- a CDS encoding 2-hydroxyacyl-CoA dehydratase subunit D, with product MRAELKEYNFDALLHRGVTAAAKAADGTPKERDLLMRYAPYFRGSLEKILNEGEPGAVFLKMMAKFFDNLLTAHKKGKKIAATTFCFSPAILYAVGAVPVTFEILSALAGMLWKRGAFDYLDFGCEVGLTETSCSSQRGSLGAYLAGLAEELDFLVCDTPGVCDTNANAFAFASSYLDKPCYQLNYPQRLNDNRTSHYHLDDYREMIKFLEGQTGNKMDYDRLKTVLLEVEKQDTIIADMEDMQMLVPCPVPPLYNMFIYAGRFICSGLPEFTRALEAMRDTVRQNAENGIAGLKSGIEKRRLYLCYIDHYTVDMNFWQWLDDQGISHLGSILSKTFMEGTAYSADLEGSAYKMDTSSEEAMLNSIAQLNARLPMVRSIRGPYDQPNMWLDETIAVARAYKADCIVYNGTPGCRNTWGMVKPFARDLEKLGYPTFIMYDDAFDDRVESWESTRARLEEFFTVRGLL from the coding sequence ATGAGAGCGGAACTCAAAGAATACAATTTTGACGCATTGCTACATCGCGGTGTGACGGCCGCCGCAAAGGCGGCCGACGGCACGCCCAAGGAAAGAGATCTTCTGATGCGCTATGCGCCCTACTTCAGAGGGTCGCTGGAAAAAATTCTGAATGAAGGCGAGCCCGGTGCTGTGTTTCTGAAAATGATGGCCAAGTTTTTCGACAACCTCCTGACGGCCCATAAAAAGGGCAAGAAGATCGCGGCCACCACCTTTTGCTTTTCTCCGGCCATTCTGTACGCCGTGGGCGCCGTGCCCGTGACCTTTGAGATTCTGTCGGCCCTGGCCGGCATGCTGTGGAAACGGGGCGCCTTTGACTACCTCGACTTCGGCTGCGAAGTGGGCCTTACCGAGACCTCCTGCTCGTCCCAGCGGGGTTCCCTGGGCGCCTATCTGGCGGGACTGGCCGAAGAACTGGATTTTCTGGTCTGCGACACGCCGGGCGTGTGCGACACCAACGCCAATGCCTTTGCCTTTGCCTCCAGCTACCTGGACAAACCGTGCTATCAGCTCAATTATCCGCAAAGACTCAATGACAACCGCACCAGTCACTACCACCTGGATGACTACCGGGAAATGATAAAGTTTCTCGAAGGGCAGACCGGTAACAAAATGGACTACGACCGGCTGAAGACCGTTCTGCTGGAAGTAGAAAAGCAGGACACCATCATCGCGGACATGGAGGACATGCAGATGCTGGTCCCCTGCCCGGTGCCGCCCCTTTACAACATGTTCATCTACGCGGGCCGGTTCATTTGCTCCGGCCTGCCGGAGTTCACACGCGCCCTGGAGGCAATGCGGGACACGGTCCGGCAGAACGCTGAAAACGGCATTGCCGGCCTCAAATCCGGCATTGAAAAAAGACGGCTCTACCTGTGCTACATCGACCACTACACCGTGGACATGAACTTCTGGCAATGGCTGGACGACCAGGGTATCTCCCACCTGGGGTCCATTCTTTCCAAGACCTTCATGGAAGGAACGGCCTATTCGGCGGACCTGGAAGGATCGGCCTATAAAATGGACACCAGCTCCGAGGAGGCCATGCTCAATTCCATCGCCCAGCTCAACGCCCGGCTCCCCATGGTCCGCTCCATCCGCGGCCCCTACGACCAGCCCAACATGTGGCTGGACGAAACCATCGCCGTGGCCCGGGCATACAAAGCGGACTGCATTGTCTACAACGGTACGCCGGGATGCCGCAACACCTGGGGCATGGTCAAGCCCTTTGCCAGGGACCTGGAGAAACTGGGCTATCCCACGTTTATCATGTATGACGACGCTTTTGACGACCGGGTGGAATCATGGGAAAGCACCCGTGCCCGGCTGGAAGAATTCTTTACCGTAAGGGGGTTGTTATGA
- a CDS encoding acyl-CoA dehydratase activase, translating to MTIVAGCDVGSLTSKAVIMRQNKILGSSIVRSKARPEVSAQAAMDQALADAGIAMDQVAWCVGTGYGRDKIPFVNAARSEIACHGKGAHWMAPSVRTVIDIGGQDCKAMRLDDTGTVENFITNDKCASGTGRFLEVMADVLQIDVNELGNLSARARSPIMLASTCTVWAQADVIKYLNSGVSVEDIGAGINSAMAKRVAILANSVKIEKEVVMTGGVAKNAGVVATLEKIIGQRLRRIRKADPQLAGAIGAAVFALEKTNGNKKEAS from the coding sequence ATGACCATTGTCGCCGGCTGTGATGTGGGCTCCCTCACATCCAAGGCCGTTATCATGAGACAGAACAAGATTCTCGGTTCAAGCATCGTCCGGTCCAAGGCCCGGCCCGAGGTCTCGGCCCAGGCCGCCATGGACCAGGCCCTGGCCGATGCCGGAATCGCCATGGACCAGGTGGCCTGGTGCGTGGGCACCGGTTACGGACGGGATAAAATTCCCTTTGTCAATGCCGCCCGATCAGAGATCGCCTGTCACGGCAAGGGGGCCCACTGGATGGCGCCTTCGGTTCGGACCGTCATCGACATCGGGGGCCAGGACTGCAAGGCCATGAGGCTGGACGATACCGGAACGGTGGAAAACTTTATCACCAATGACAAGTGCGCCTCCGGCACCGGCCGGTTCCTGGAAGTGATGGCCGACGTGCTGCAGATCGATGTCAATGAACTGGGAAATCTGTCCGCCAGGGCCCGCTCGCCGATCATGCTGGCCTCCACCTGCACGGTCTGGGCCCAGGCCGATGTGATCAAATATTTAAATTCAGGAGTTTCTGTGGAAGATATCGGCGCCGGCATCAACAGTGCCATGGCAAAGCGGGTGGCCATCCTGGCCAACTCGGTGAAAATCGAAAAAGAGGTGGTCATGACCGGCGGGGTGGCCAAAAACGCCGGCGTGGTGGCCACCCTGGAAAAAATTATCGGCCAGCGCCTTCGCAGGATCCGCAAGGCCGATCCGCAACTGGCCGGGGCCATCGGCGCGGCGGTATTCGCCCTTGAGAAAACCAACGGCAATAAAAAGGAGGCCTCATGA